From the genome of Corallococcus macrosporus DSM 14697:
GCAGTGTCTGGTGTCAGGAAGGTCCCGGTTGTGACATGGAATGCAACAGCAGGGCGTGTGTGTCAGTGGTTTCGCCAGGATTTGTCTAGAAATACAGGGGGACTCCAATTCGCTCCGCCTCGTTGCGCCGCGTCGCAATGACGCGGGTGACTCTGTTCACGGATGGGCTTGCGTGGTTTGACCGTTGGTCCTGGTTGGTTTAAGCCTTTGCGCGGCACTTCATGCCGCGGGCATGAAGCGTATTGTCCATGTTGGGGGCTGATGGAGCTGCCGCCCCATCCACGACAAAGGCGAGGCACCATGAGGACGCTGAACCGCGCTGCCGTCGTTGAGACGCTGTCCCTGGCTGTCTGTGTGATGGACAGGGCACTGGAGTCACAAGCATCGACTCCGTGGCAACACCAGGCACTTCGGACCTGAGCCGTCCGAAGCCCTGTCGGTGCAGTCCCCCCCACAAGGAAGGTCCCCTGTGAAAAGTCCCATCCTCATCCTGGGCTTGCTCGTGGCCAGCGCAGGCCCGAGTCACGCCGCGAAGTCCTCGCATGAAAGGGTCGCCTCGGTGAACTCCGCCAGCTCCAGCACCTCGACGGACCGCGTCTCCATGCAGGCCAATGGCGCGAGCCTGGTCGTCGAGCTCAAGCCGGTGAGCGGCGCCAGCGTGGTGCTCGTCACGGAGTCGGCTCCGGCGGCGTTCTGGCCCTTCCAGAAGAACGACATCATCATCCGTATCAACGCGAAGCAGATTGCCCGTCCCTCGGACATCCTCTTCGTCTGGCGTACCGGCGCGCCCTCGTCCTTCGAGTTCGAGGTCGTTCGCGGTGGCAACCGCGTGGTGTTCACGGGCACGGCGGCGGACTTCCCGGGGCTGGCCCTGCCTCCCACGCCGGAGCCGCCGCCTCCGCCTCCGGCGCCTTGAATTCGTGAGGCGCGTGTCTGTTTTTGCCGGAGCGCGTCTTGATATGTCGTGTCGAAGTCATGAACAATCAAGACGCCCGGACAGGTGAGGCGTGAAGACCTGAACGGGTCGCAGACAAACACAACACCCCCGGAGGTACGCATGGACGACTCGAAGAAGGGTTCTCGTCGTACGATTCGCGCACTCGCCTCACCGGCTGCCCTGACGGTGCTCTTCGGAGCCTTCGCCAGCAACGCCGCGACCCTGACGCCCGTGGTGAATGACACCATTGGTGTCAACAACGTCAGCTTCCCGACCACCGAGGTCCAGCAGCAGCAGCAACAGCAACAGCAGCAGGTCGTGAATCCCGGCACCATGGCCAGTGGCAAGCCGGTGATGCTCCAGGCGCTCGCCGCGGGCCTGGGCGTCGCCTAGCTCCACCGCGGTCCGTTGTCAGCGCTGCCTGCCTGTCGCGGGGCAGCGCCCCTCGGGGGCGTTCATGGGACGGCTCCCGGCGCGCGATGACGCACAGCCTTGTCGGATGTCGGTTCAGCCCACCACGTGGAGACTCTGGCCATGGAGACGCCCTTGACGCAGCGGCCCGGTGACACCCCCCAGGAGGCCCGCGACAGCTCGCGGCCGGACCTCCACCTCGTCTTTCCTCCGCAGTGGTCACCGCTCCAGCCCTTCCTGAGCACGCCGTCGCTCAAGGCCTACCTGGAGCAGAAGGGCCACCGCATCCACCAGGACGACTGGAACGTCGTCTTCTACCGCTGGTTCGTCAGCCGGGAGCGCCTGCCCCTGGCGCGCGCGCGGCTGGAGCGCTTCATCGAGGCGCTGACGGATGAGCACCGGCTCTACCGCGCCAGGTGCTTGCAGGCGCTGGCGACGCTGGATGAGTACGACTCGCTCATCGTCCAGGTGGAGGGCCTGCGGACCGGCGACACCTACGACACGATGGAGCACTTCAAGGACAGCGTGGACGCGCTCAAGTCACTGCTCGCGGCGTTCTCCGCGGCGGAGCCCGTCATCGAGGTGGGGACGACGTCGCTCCAGGACGGCGACGCGCTGAGCTCCATTTCGTCGCTCCTGGCCTTCATCGACAACCGCAACGCCAACCCCTTCATCCCGTTCTTCGAAGCGCAGGTCGCGGGCGTCCAGCGGCTGCCTCGCTACTTCGGGGTGTCCATCATCGGCACCGAGCAGATTGTCGCCGGCCTCACGCTCTGCCGCGTGCTGAAGCAGCGGCATCCGGACATCCCGGTGCTGGTGGGCGGCAGCGTGTTCTCCCGCCTGGTGGAGAAGGAGCGCACCTGGGTCACCCAGTTGTTCGGCCGCTGCTTCGACTTCATCTGCCGGTACGAGGGCGAGCGCCCGTTGGACCGCTTCCTGTCGGTGGAGGACCCGCGCGCGGACCACCCGCCCAACTTCGCCTTCATGAAGGGGGAGGACCTGGTGCTGACGCCGCTGGGCGACTCCCTGCCCATGAGCGAGGTCCCCACGCCCGACTTCGAGGGGCTGCCGCTGGAGGAGTACCTGTCCCCGGAGATTGTCCTGCCGCTGCTGACGACGCGCGGCTGCTACTGGGGCAAGTGCGCGTTCTGCTACCACGGGATGATCTACGGCGACCGCTACCGCATGCGCGCGCCCGAGATGATTGCCAAGGACCTGGAGGTGCTCAACGCGCGCTACGGCGTGCGGCACTTCGCCTTCAACGACGAGGCGCTGCCGCCCAAGCTCTTCCGGATGTTGCCGCCCGCCGTCCCCAAGGGGCGCTACTTCTTCACCGCGCTCTACAAGTTCGAGAAGTACTTCACGCGGGAGGACTTCCGGAACATGTATGACATCGGCTTCCGCTCGCTCTACATCGGGCTGGAGACGGCGTCCGAGCGCGTGCAGCGGCACATGCGCAAGAACAACACGCAGAAGGTGATGGTGGACAACCTCCAGTTCGCGCATGACGCGGGCATCTGGAGCCACACCTTCAACTTCTTCGGCTTCCCCACGGAGACGGAGGAGGAGGCGGAGGAGACCGTCCAGTTCCTGCTGGGGCACGCCGACATCCTGCACTCGGAGGGCACGGGCACCTTCGTCTTCGAGCACAACGCGCCCATCCACCTGTCGCCCGAGCAGTTCGGCGTGAAGTCCTTCAAGCCGCGCACGGACACCGTGCTGGACCTCTTCTACGAGTACGAGCCCGACACGGGGCTGGACGCGGCCGGCGCGCAGGCGGTGCTGGAGCGCTACAACCGCCTCAAGCGCGAGCGGAAGCTGTACCAGCATGGCCACTGGGTGGACCGGGAGCACCTGCTGCTGCTGCTCAGCCGCTATGGGCGGGACGCGCTGAAGAAGGCCTTCGCCGAGGTCGAGGAACGGGAGCGGGGCTATTCCGCGGCGGAGCTGCTGCGGGGCTATGAATTCAACACGCCCGAGGGCAAGCGCCACTTCGTGGTGAACCGGCGGCTGCGCCGGGTGTGCGTCACCAACGAGGACGCGGTGCGCATCGTCGGGTGGCTCCAGTTCGGCGCCAGCGTGGAGGACCTGCTCAGCGCCTATCCGGCGCTGTCGGCCGCGCTGGACCCGGTGCCCGAGGACGTGGAGGAGCTCACCTCGCTGCGGGAGGCCTCCTGACGTCAGGCCCCCGTGCCCCTCGCTCCCGCGTGCTCGGGGGGCGAGGGGCGGCGCCCGTCACCGCTTCTGGATGGCGATGATGGGGTCCACGCGGGAGGCGCGGCGCGCGGGCAGCCAGGTGGCCATGAGGGCCACGCCTCCCAGCAGCAGGGCGAACACGCCGAAGGTCAGCGGGTCCGTGCCGCTGATGCCGTACAGCAGGCTCTCCAGGTAGCGCGACAGGACGAAGGCGGCGGCGAGCCCCACGCAGATTCCCAGGCCCGCCATCTTCAGGCCCTGGTCCATGACCAGCCGCACCACCCGGCTCGGCGGCGCCCCCAGCGCCATGCGGATGCCAATCTCCTGGGTGCGTTGCGAGACGAGGTAGGAGATGACGCCGTAGAGCCCCGCGGTGGCCAGCACCAGCGCGATGAGCGCGAACGTCCCCAGGAGCGTGAGGCTCAGGCGCCGCCCCGCCACGGACTGCTGGATGATGTCCTCCATGGTCATGACGTTGTAGAGCGGCTGCTCGGAGTCCACGGCGCGCACCGCGGCGCGCAGCGAGGGGGCCACGCCCGCGGGCGCCGCGCGGGTCTTGAGCACCAGCGTCACCGACTGGAAGTACCAGAGCGTGGAGCGCGGATGGTTGAAGGGGAGGTGCACCTCGGGCAGGGGCTGCTGGTCCAGGCCCGCCTGCCGCACGTCGCCCACCACGCCGATGATTTCCACGGGCTGCCCTCCGATGAGGAGCCGGCGGCCCACGGCTTCGCTTCCCGCGAAGTGCCGGCGGGCGAGGGCCTGATTGACGATGACGACCTGCTCGGCCCCGCGGCCGTCGTCCTCGGTGAAGTCGCGGCCGGCCAGCAGCGGGATGCCCAGCGACTTGAAGAGGTCCGGGCTGGTCGTCCTGAACTCCGCGAACAGCGTCTTGCCGGGCTCCGCCGGAAGCTCGCCCTCCACGGCGTAGTCACCGCTGGTCCACGCGGTCTGGATGGGGAGGAGGGAGATGAGCGCCGCGGACTCCACGCCTGGGAGCGCCCGGGCCTTCTCCAGGATGGGCTGGAAGAGGCGCCCGACGACCTCCTCGCGCGGGTATTGGTTCGGTGTAATGGGCAGGTGGGCGGTGAGGACGTTGCGCGGCTCCAGCCCTGGCTCGGTGCCCAGCAGCTTCACGAAGCCGCGCAGCAGCAGCCCCGCGCCGACGAGCAGCACCAGGGACAGGGCCACCTCCGTCACCACGAGCGCGCCGCGGAAGACGTGGTGTGAGCGCGACGCGGACTGCTTGCCCCCCGGCTCGGCGAGGCTGGCGCGCAGCGGCGTGCGCGTTGCCTGGAGCGCTGGCGTCAGGCCGAAGAGGAGCGCGCTGCCCACCGACACCAGCAGCAGGAAGCCGAGGACCCGCCCGTTGAGGGGGAGGTCCCCCGTGAGCGGGAAGGTGGTCCGGA
Proteins encoded in this window:
- a CDS encoding ABC transporter permease, producing MARIVGGVGDIANDFKFAVRMLRKDPVFTLVAALCLAFGIGANAAIFSVVDAVLLRPLPYHEPAQLVRLFETTPARDPKWLGSVSWPNYQDWATQLPSLEGVAAYELQGRNLMTPEGAERVSVVATTANLFQVLGTAPKLGPGFSPGDDQPGAAPVVVIGEGLWQRRFGADPGLVGRTLTLDGQPHTVVGILPTAVGFPAGARMDVFVPFIPTADRLDNRGSHFLSVLGRLRPGVPPRTLAAELTEVARRIEEAHPAQQAGRSATAVPLAETVVGNVRPTLLLLQGAVLLVLLIACANVANLLLARTSTRQQEIAVRFALGASRGHVVRQLLVESLLLSLLGALLGVLLGAWCVSAMGNLVRTTFPLTGDLPLNGRVLGFLLLVSVGSALLFGLTPALQATRTPLRASLAEPGGKQSASRSHHVFRGALVVTEVALSLVLLVGAGLLLRGFVKLLGTEPGLEPRNVLTAHLPITPNQYPREEVVGRLFQPILEKARALPGVESAALISLLPIQTAWTSGDYAVEGELPAEPGKTLFAEFRTTSPDLFKSLGIPLLAGRDFTEDDGRGAEQVVIVNQALARRHFAGSEAVGRRLLIGGQPVEIIGVVGDVRQAGLDQQPLPEVHLPFNHPRSTLWYFQSVTLVLKTRAAPAGVAPSLRAAVRAVDSEQPLYNVMTMEDIIQQSVAGRRLSLTLLGTFALIALVLATAGLYGVISYLVSQRTQEIGIRMALGAPPSRVVRLVMDQGLKMAGLGICVGLAAAFVLSRYLESLLYGISGTDPLTFGVFALLLGGVALMATWLPARRASRVDPIIAIQKR
- a CDS encoding B12-binding domain-containing radical SAM protein; amino-acid sequence: METPLTQRPGDTPQEARDSSRPDLHLVFPPQWSPLQPFLSTPSLKAYLEQKGHRIHQDDWNVVFYRWFVSRERLPLARARLERFIEALTDEHRLYRARCLQALATLDEYDSLIVQVEGLRTGDTYDTMEHFKDSVDALKSLLAAFSAAEPVIEVGTTSLQDGDALSSISSLLAFIDNRNANPFIPFFEAQVAGVQRLPRYFGVSIIGTEQIVAGLTLCRVLKQRHPDIPVLVGGSVFSRLVEKERTWVTQLFGRCFDFICRYEGERPLDRFLSVEDPRADHPPNFAFMKGEDLVLTPLGDSLPMSEVPTPDFEGLPLEEYLSPEIVLPLLTTRGCYWGKCAFCYHGMIYGDRYRMRAPEMIAKDLEVLNARYGVRHFAFNDEALPPKLFRMLPPAVPKGRYFFTALYKFEKYFTREDFRNMYDIGFRSLYIGLETASERVQRHMRKNNTQKVMVDNLQFAHDAGIWSHTFNFFGFPTETEEEAEETVQFLLGHADILHSEGTGTFVFEHNAPIHLSPEQFGVKSFKPRTDTVLDLFYEYEPDTGLDAAGAQAVLERYNRLKRERKLYQHGHWVDREHLLLLLSRYGRDALKKAFAEVEERERGYSAAELLRGYEFNTPEGKRHFVVNRRLRRVCVTNEDAVRIVGWLQFGASVEDLLSAYPALSAALDPVPEDVEELTSLREAS